The following are from one region of the Paenibacillus antri genome:
- a CDS encoding Rieske (2Fe-2S) protein, which yields MARHYIGTTDQFPVGEATLVQVGGRKLGIYRFDDDQFHALLNYCPHQGAELCRGPVTSWLRSPKPGEFQYEKEGEIVRCPWHGWEFDIRSGCMVVDHKVRTLTYDVTVERFDVSVDEGKVYVKI from the coding sequence ATGGCGCGACATTATATTGGGACGACCGATCAATTTCCTGTAGGGGAGGCGACCTTAGTTCAGGTCGGCGGCCGTAAACTCGGGATTTATCGCTTCGATGACGACCAGTTCCACGCATTGTTGAATTATTGTCCGCATCAGGGGGCCGAGCTTTGCAGGGGACCGGTCACATCTTGGCTCCGATCCCCGAAGCCGGGGGAATTCCAGTACGAGAAGGAAGGGGAAATCGTCCGCTGCCCTTGGCATGGCTGGGAATTCGACATCCGCAGCGGCTGCATGGTGGTGGACCATAAAGTGCGGACGTTGACCTATGATGTAACGGTAGAGAGATTCGACGTGTCCGTCGATGAAGGCAAGGTTTACGTTAAAATATAG
- a CDS encoding amidohydrolase family protein yields MTNLGVIDCDIHHNIPDIKAIFPYLPRRYKEQIETWGPLHGGFGHNGGRHGRRFDAFPDGEQAGSNLDFMIKQHFEEYNVKYGILTGEFSSAAMVGDPYYAAALCSAYNDYTIEHWLEKDQRLRGSIVIPYHDIAASVKEIERVGSHPQMVQAYVLGGAAHPYGQRNYHPIYEACLKHGLHFAIHVGAEGASRNATTTGAGYPSYYIEGRAARPQVFMAHMASFVFEGVFELYPELKVIFIEAGVFWIAPYFWRLDQDWKALRPQTPWVEKKPSEYLQTNMYYGSQPLEEVPNKALFDQMLEASFAKDRMLFCSDYPHWDFDSPKLTFPKMEKSLLDNVLYNNAAKLYGLPLQNGTEE; encoded by the coding sequence ATGACGAACCTTGGTGTGATCGACTGCGACATTCATCACAATATCCCCGATATCAAGGCGATCTTTCCCTACTTACCCAGAAGGTATAAGGAGCAGATTGAAACCTGGGGGCCGCTGCATGGAGGCTTCGGTCACAATGGCGGTCGGCATGGACGGCGGTTTGATGCGTTCCCGGACGGGGAACAGGCGGGATCGAATCTGGATTTTATGATCAAGCAGCATTTCGAGGAATACAACGTCAAATACGGCATCTTGACAGGCGAGTTTAGCAGTGCTGCGATGGTAGGCGATCCTTATTATGCGGCGGCATTATGCTCCGCTTACAATGACTACACAATTGAGCACTGGCTGGAGAAGGATCAGCGCCTGCGCGGGTCTATTGTGATTCCTTATCACGATATTGCGGCTTCCGTGAAAGAAATCGAACGGGTCGGGAGCCACCCGCAGATGGTGCAAGCCTATGTTCTGGGTGGAGCGGCGCATCCGTATGGACAGAGAAACTATCATCCGATATACGAAGCTTGCCTGAAGCATGGACTGCACTTCGCCATTCACGTAGGTGCAGAAGGCGCATCCCGCAACGCAACGACAACGGGAGCGGGTTATCCATCTTATTATATCGAGGGCCGCGCGGCTCGTCCCCAAGTATTTATGGCGCATATGGCAAGTTTTGTGTTCGAAGGCGTTTTCGAGCTGTACCCGGAATTGAAGGTGATCTTCATTGAAGCAGGCGTGTTCTGGATTGCGCCTTACTTCTGGAGATTGGATCAGGATTGGAAGGCGCTCCGCCCCCAAACCCCTTGGGTGGAGAAGAAACCGAGCGAATATTTGCAAACCAATATGTACTACGGCTCGCAGCCGCTTGAAGAAGTGCCGAATAAGGCATTGTTCGATCAAATGTTGGAGGCTTCTTTCGCCAAAGACCGAATGCTGTTCTGCAGCGATTATCCGCACTGGGATTTCGATTCGCCGAAGCTCACTTTTCCGAAGATGGAGAAGTCATTATTGGACAACGTCTTGTATAATAACGCAGCCAAACTGTACGGTTTGCCGCTGCAAAACGGTACGGAGGAATAA
- a CDS encoding carbohydrate ABC transporter permease, protein MLGPNTGQPTIGGRRTSKGRRKLLNREEKWYGYAFVMPMLLGYFFFLFGPIVASFAMSFTNWNLLDELKFIGLDNYRNAFFGDPVLLDTLSNTLYFTILFVPLNIMLTLGLALLMQASIPGMGFFRTAAFAPVVTSIVVWAIIWKYIFQTDNGLINAVLKTFGVTGPAWLYSMELAIPVVVVVSLLKSLGINMAIFLAALKDVPMMYYEAARIDGASRWRAFWHVTLPLISPSMFLVTMITIIGSMKVFGQIYIMTGGGPGTSTYVMVYYIYEQAFKYYEFGYGTAIAFILFVIILLLTLVQWYGRKRWIHFEQ, encoded by the coding sequence GTGCTCGGACCTAATACAGGTCAACCTACTATCGGCGGAAGACGGACGTCCAAGGGACGGCGGAAGCTATTGAACCGGGAAGAGAAATGGTATGGGTACGCGTTCGTTATGCCAATGCTGCTTGGATATTTCTTCTTCTTGTTCGGTCCGATCGTCGCTTCCTTCGCCATGAGCTTCACGAACTGGAATTTACTTGATGAGTTAAAATTTATTGGGCTGGATAACTACCGGAATGCATTCTTTGGGGATCCTGTGTTGCTAGATACGCTGAGCAACACCTTATATTTTACGATACTTTTTGTTCCGTTGAATATAATGCTTACCTTGGGACTTGCTTTGCTGATGCAGGCCTCGATTCCGGGAATGGGTTTTTTTCGCACAGCCGCTTTCGCCCCCGTCGTCACATCCATTGTCGTATGGGCGATCATTTGGAAGTATATTTTCCAGACGGATAACGGATTAATTAATGCGGTGTTGAAGACGTTCGGCGTGACCGGTCCGGCCTGGCTGTATAGTATGGAGCTGGCGATTCCGGTCGTTGTTGTCGTCTCTTTACTGAAGAGCCTTGGGATTAATATGGCCATCTTCCTAGCCGCGTTGAAGGACGTCCCCATGATGTATTACGAGGCCGCGAGAATCGACGGCGCTTCAAGATGGCGTGCCTTCTGGCATGTTACTTTGCCGCTCATCTCTCCGTCGATGTTCCTGGTGACGATGATTACGATCATCGGATCGATGAAGGTCTTCGGTCAGATTTACATTATGACAGGCGGCGGGCCCGGAACGAGTACGTATGTAATGGTGTACTATATTTACGAGCAAGCGTTCAAATACTACGAGTTCGGTTACGGGACAGCCATTGCGTTCATCCTGTTCGTTATTATCCTTCTATTAACGTTGGTTCAATGGTACGGCAGAAAGAGGTGGATCCATTTTGAACAGTAA
- a CDS encoding ABC transporter substrate-binding protein, with translation MRRAWTALLSLLLIISVAAACSTGSNGGSTAPETTEPSNTGAVKNAPAPGEGKDITLKMSIWGDDNRKRMFEEVVKEFTDAHPGINVEVMLIPYQEYPQKISIMAASKTAPDVIWLYDAIIPQIRDANLLMDLSELADDPEYDLNDVYASSMDIYRGKDSGLYGIPFSAGPKVLFYNKKLFAEKGLKTPNELVKEGNWTYEEFLKTAKALTDPSQGVYGVKIAGGSNWKDAYTDTFWSFGADIFNEDATEFLLNSPESAQVLQMFDDMMFKDFTNPKPGDQISFESGKIGMFRGNYSYSASARKAEGLEFDIAPMPKGPVADAPFYDGVSGYSVMKDTEYPAEALELLKFFTSKEGMAKFQATFPPPRKSVLESEAFANMNDQPSAEGIKLAMSEPMSAGGRVIPTPENWQQINTKIQNLLDILYTQSATVEEVLERMDQEVAPLLK, from the coding sequence ATGAGAAGGGCGTGGACCGCACTTCTAAGTTTGCTGTTGATCATCTCTGTTGCAGCAGCATGTTCGACAGGATCGAATGGGGGGAGTACTGCCCCTGAAACAACTGAACCGAGCAATACCGGGGCTGTCAAGAACGCACCGGCTCCTGGAGAGGGCAAGGACATTACGCTCAAGATGAGTATTTGGGGAGATGACAACCGCAAGCGAATGTTCGAGGAGGTCGTGAAAGAATTCACCGACGCTCACCCTGGGATCAATGTGGAAGTAATGCTGATTCCATACCAGGAATATCCGCAGAAGATCTCCATCATGGCAGCCAGTAAGACAGCGCCTGACGTGATTTGGCTGTATGACGCGATCATTCCTCAGATTCGTGATGCCAACCTACTGATGGATTTATCGGAGCTTGCGGACGATCCGGAGTATGACCTGAATGATGTGTATGCATCAAGTATGGATATTTACCGCGGGAAAGACAGCGGGTTGTACGGGATCCCGTTCTCGGCAGGTCCTAAGGTATTGTTTTACAATAAAAAGCTGTTTGCGGAGAAAGGTCTTAAGACCCCGAATGAGCTCGTAAAAGAAGGCAATTGGACGTACGAGGAATTTCTCAAGACGGCAAAAGCACTGACTGACCCCTCGCAAGGCGTGTATGGTGTGAAGATCGCAGGGGGAAGCAACTGGAAGGATGCATACACAGACACGTTCTGGTCCTTCGGAGCCGATATATTCAATGAAGACGCCACGGAATTTCTGTTAAATTCGCCGGAGTCGGCACAAGTTCTTCAGATGTTCGACGATATGATGTTCAAGGATTTCACGAACCCGAAGCCGGGAGATCAGATTTCATTCGAATCCGGCAAGATCGGGATGTTCCGAGGCAACTACAGCTACTCAGCCAGTGCCCGCAAAGCGGAAGGGCTGGAGTTCGATATCGCTCCGATGCCGAAAGGTCCCGTAGCCGACGCCCCGTTCTACGATGGCGTATCCGGATACTCCGTGATGAAAGATACGGAGTATCCGGCCGAAGCGCTTGAACTGCTCAAATTTTTCACAAGCAAGGAAGGGATGGCTAAGTTTCAAGCGACATTCCCGCCTCCGAGGAAATCGGTGCTTGAATCCGAGGCATTCGCGAACATGAACGACCAACCGTCCGCCGAAGGGATCAAATTGGCGATGTCTGAGCCGATGTCTGCCGGAGGGCGCGTAATCCCGACCCCGGAGAACTGGCAGCAAATTAATACAAAGATTCAGAACCTGCTCGATATTTTGTATACGCAAAGCGCAACGGTGGAAGAAGTGCTGGAGCGCATGGATCAAGAGGTCGCCCCGCTGTTGAAATAA
- a CDS encoding response regulator transcription factor — MYSVMIAEDEEQIRLGLRHTIENVIGGYRVVSEAANGREALEQLHGTLPDILITDIRMPEMGGIELIRKIRASFPGLFIVIVSGYSDFEYAKQAIKYQVAEYLLKPVSRVELAEVLLRINDQLSRQFHGKTTEEGKAISKEDHHVIRKVKEFVLQNLSDDITLQKVAEQVNLTQHYLSALFKTETGQNYSDFVTESRMAKAKLLLRESNLKIHEIAQLTGYLSAKHFMNVFKTRVGTTPSEYRNQES, encoded by the coding sequence ATGTACAGCGTTATGATTGCAGAGGACGAGGAACAAATCCGACTGGGCTTGCGGCATACGATCGAAAACGTCATTGGCGGTTACAGGGTCGTATCGGAAGCCGCGAATGGAAGAGAAGCGTTGGAACAACTGCATGGGACGCTTCCGGACATCCTCATCACAGATATACGAATGCCGGAAATGGGCGGTATTGAGTTGATTCGAAAAATTCGCGCGAGCTTCCCCGGCTTGTTTATCGTTATTGTGAGCGGCTACAGCGATTTCGAATATGCCAAGCAAGCGATCAAATATCAGGTAGCGGAATATCTATTGAAGCCGGTGAGTCGTGTGGAACTCGCCGAGGTGCTGTTAAGAATCAACGATCAACTAAGCAGGCAATTCCATGGGAAAACGACGGAGGAGGGTAAAGCAATAAGCAAAGAAGACCACCATGTGATCAGGAAAGTCAAAGAGTTCGTTCTGCAAAATTTATCCGACGACATCACACTGCAGAAAGTCGCAGAACAAGTCAATTTAACTCAGCATTATTTATCGGCGTTGTTCAAGACGGAGACCGGCCAGAACTATTCGGATTTCGTAACAGAGAGCAGGATGGCTAAGGCTAAGCTGCTGCTCAGGGAGTCTAATTTGAAAATTCATGAGATCGCTCAATTAACAGGCTATCTCAGCGCCAAACATTTCATGAACGTATTTAAGACGAGAGTAGGAACCACTCCTTCGGAATATCGGAATCAAGAATCATAA
- a CDS encoding sigma-70 family RNA polymerase sigma factor — protein sequence MEELYDQYRALLFTLAYQLTGSVEDAEDAVQDVFFKAFDVHPERLEKPKAYLCKMVTNHCFNLQKSARKRRSVYVGPWLPEPIRTPDADTLETLVVRRDLLSYGMLALLERLTPTERTVFVLREALSFDYPEIAELLGKREANCRKLMSRARSKMGISEGETIRADAAQMEWISCFLISLEQGNVDQLLSLLTEDVMFIADGGGKALAFKHPVQTRDHVARILLDGFQSIARDYQGNFLIEVAPLNGETGIVIRSKDETLAAIFIQLRRGKLARMHAVRNPDKLARV from the coding sequence ATGGAAGAACTGTACGATCAATATAGAGCGCTGTTGTTCACGCTGGCTTATCAGCTGACAGGATCTGTAGAAGATGCGGAAGACGCGGTGCAGGACGTGTTTTTTAAGGCGTTCGACGTACATCCCGAACGTTTGGAGAAACCGAAGGCGTATTTGTGCAAAATGGTAACCAATCACTGCTTTAATCTGCAAAAATCGGCACGGAAGAGGCGGTCAGTGTACGTTGGTCCGTGGCTTCCCGAACCGATTCGGACGCCTGATGCGGATACGCTCGAGACGTTGGTCGTCCGCCGCGATCTGCTGTCTTACGGCATGCTCGCACTACTCGAGCGGCTGACGCCGACAGAGCGGACGGTTTTCGTCCTACGTGAGGCGCTGAGCTTTGATTATCCCGAAATAGCAGAATTGCTCGGCAAGCGAGAGGCGAATTGCCGCAAGCTGATGAGCCGGGCAAGAAGCAAGATGGGTATATCCGAAGGGGAGACCATAAGGGCCGATGCGGCCCAAATGGAATGGATAAGCTGCTTCCTCATATCCCTCGAGCAAGGTAATGTCGATCAATTGCTGTCTCTGCTGACCGAAGATGTCATGTTCATCGCCGACGGAGGCGGCAAAGCACTCGCGTTCAAGCATCCGGTACAAACGCGCGATCACGTGGCCCGAATCCTGCTCGACGGATTCCAGAGTATAGCCCGCGACTATCAAGGAAATTTTCTCATCGAGGTTGCCCCTCTGAACGGTGAGACCGGTATAGTAATCCGTTCGAAGGACGAAACTCTGGCTGCTATATTTATACAACTCCGACGCGGAAAGCTTGCCAGAATGCATGCCGTACGAAATCCGGATAAGCTTGCCCGAGTTTAG
- a CDS encoding NAD(P)/FAD-dependent oxidoreductase codes for MNDLTCIIVGGGHAGLQALKAIKETTQGMVNGRRIRFVLIDNQPGHVRKILLFRPAVGEEEIMIPWMHWFPEGVEFVQGTVTSVDSGGKRIRYMDTQGNDARIQYDLLVVAVGSIVRRPNPDQGGIALTDPGTAAEIRERWRGNLRKAAGETNPEERKRLMTIAVGGAGISGIETSAELALAMRKEAAALGLNSPDISVYLLNTQDRLFPEGPEIIGRKLELTLSGCGVSVLHNRKAVREEAGVVTLSNGDRLPVSLCIWTIGLIPNPALRSMGLPLTPEGQVLVDECYRVQGAPGVYSIGDCARIFDPRNGKADQMTCKEGGIQADRLGKIVMADLESRPAPVHKKVPLDFYCIGLGENRGLVWGRKWGLNMIITGKPAWKLRNIAWKAGSKLL; via the coding sequence ATGAACGACTTGACATGCATCATCGTCGGAGGCGGCCATGCAGGGCTTCAAGCCCTCAAAGCAATAAAGGAAACGACCCAGGGCATGGTGAACGGACGGCGGATTCGGTTTGTTCTGATCGACAATCAGCCCGGTCATGTGCGCAAAATTCTGTTGTTCCGGCCGGCTGTTGGTGAGGAAGAGATTATGATTCCCTGGATGCATTGGTTTCCTGAAGGGGTCGAATTCGTGCAAGGCACGGTTACGTCCGTAGATAGTGGGGGAAAACGGATTCGTTATATGGATACGCAAGGAAATGATGCCCGAATTCAATATGACCTTTTGGTCGTGGCGGTCGGCAGCATCGTTCGGCGACCGAATCCCGATCAGGGCGGCATCGCCTTGACCGACCCGGGTACCGCGGCAGAAATCCGGGAACGTTGGCGTGGCAATCTGCGTAAGGCTGCTGGCGAGACGAACCCTGAAGAACGAAAGCGACTAATGACAATCGCGGTTGGGGGAGCGGGCATCAGCGGCATCGAGACGTCCGCCGAGTTGGCACTCGCCATGCGGAAGGAAGCAGCGGCACTTGGACTGAATTCGCCTGATATCTCCGTTTATTTGCTGAATACGCAGGATCGTCTGTTCCCGGAAGGACCGGAGATTATTGGACGGAAGTTAGAACTGACGCTCAGCGGATGTGGAGTGTCCGTGCTTCACAATCGTAAGGCGGTGCGGGAGGAAGCAGGAGTAGTGACGCTCTCTAATGGCGATCGTCTGCCTGTTAGCCTATGTATATGGACGATTGGCTTGATACCGAATCCGGCCCTTCGAAGCATGGGCTTGCCTCTTACTCCTGAAGGTCAAGTACTGGTGGATGAATGCTATCGCGTCCAAGGGGCTCCGGGCGTATACAGTATTGGCGACTGTGCGAGAATCTTCGATCCGAGAAACGGTAAGGCGGATCAGATGACGTGCAAAGAAGGTGGGATACAGGCGGATCGGTTGGGGAAAATCGTGATGGCCGATTTGGAGAGCCGCCCCGCCCCGGTTCACAAAAAGGTCCCATTGGATTTCTACTGCATTGGCCTAGGGGAAAATCGCGGATTGGTGTGGGGACGCAAGTGGGGACTTAATATGATTATAACGGGGAAGCCTGCGTGGAAACTCAGGAATATTGCATGGAAAGCGGGTAGTAAGCTACTGTAG
- a CDS encoding carbohydrate ABC transporter permease: MNSKLRILTLGRLLHYAVLSVVAFISLIPIYWMAITSVKDFSQVFVTPPQWIPNPFKWVNYVELFERYPYHLYFFNSLYIAVLVTAGTCIVASMAGYAIAKLSFPLKNGIFLLLLSSMMIPNESTAIPLFVWFGNLGVVDTHFPLIVPAILGAGGTFGVFLMRQFFLTIPNELGEAARIDGCSPLRLYWNIMLPLATPAIATLSILTFLGSWNEFFDPLIYLHSSELYTIPLALAMFTDEGGVKGHLMMAASMVATVPILTVFFVAQRHFIEGISMSGVK; encoded by the coding sequence TTGAACAGTAAACTTAGGATCCTGACCTTAGGACGGTTGCTGCATTATGCGGTGCTGTCGGTTGTCGCTTTCATCAGTCTGATCCCGATCTACTGGATGGCCATCACATCGGTGAAGGATTTTTCCCAGGTGTTCGTCACCCCGCCGCAATGGATTCCCAACCCGTTCAAGTGGGTCAATTATGTGGAATTGTTCGAGCGGTATCCGTACCATCTTTATTTTTTTAATAGTTTATATATCGCTGTGCTGGTAACGGCGGGAACCTGCATCGTCGCGTCTATGGCAGGCTATGCCATCGCGAAGCTGTCCTTTCCGCTGAAGAATGGAATCTTTCTGCTTTTGCTGAGCAGTATGATGATCCCGAATGAATCGACAGCCATTCCGCTATTTGTCTGGTTTGGCAATTTGGGAGTCGTCGATACACATTTCCCGCTAATTGTACCGGCGATTCTTGGAGCGGGCGGCACCTTCGGCGTATTTCTCATGAGGCAATTTTTCCTTACGATTCCGAATGAATTAGGCGAAGCGGCAAGGATCGACGGGTGTTCTCCTCTGAGATTGTACTGGAACATTATGTTGCCCTTGGCGACGCCTGCGATTGCAACCTTATCCATCTTAACGTTCCTTGGCAGCTGGAATGAATTCTTCGATCCTCTCATTTATCTGCATTCCAGCGAACTGTATACGATTCCGCTGGCGCTCGCGATGTTTACCGACGAAGGCGGAGTGAAGGGACATCTGATGATGGCGGCTTCGATGGTTGCGACGGTTCCGATCTTGACCGTGTTCTTCGTCGCGCAGCGGCATTTTATCGAAGGGATCTCTATGAGCGGTGTAAAATAA
- a CDS encoding cache domain-containing sensor histidine kinase, translating into MGKQPYFFPLRGKFLVLFVLLITVPFVISGIFTYRKYAADVDRNTRESTLTIMEQMNLNLDRYVKDIDRLTQAPLYDQEMLNILTRYSGTYEPDLYLPLEVTGDINLFLSSFTSERTEIKGILIFTNNGGIFSSSANTVFRNWEPGGNEWMADVRAREGGLVIVPPHKANYYDFPLEVISIAREIVHPRTRTSLGIMKVDLSAEGFERVLSVVDFTPNSRFFIFNQDQLMVYPFHLIGDEKWSFKSVTRDTPDHIVSTVSSQYSKLSLVGHIPLEDLRQDAQELTTFTVIISVISLFVAYGIAVFISNRLVTPIRHLKGRMSLVQNGSFQAKASIIPNDEIGQLAIAFNTMVDELNRLVREVYETRIREREAELSALQSQINPHFLYNTLESINMLAMHNNQLQISDIVTSLGKLLRYTVEKSERPVTLKDELLFVDHYLQIQSFRLKNRLHTVIDVDPSCEDCLVPKLILHPLIENVIEHALHQKTVTLRVTAHFEEDDLFIQVIDDGVGMTANQVEEINRRINSRLPSQLEQDQFDKVRKGFGLKNVHQRLRILYGDRYGLFIESLVAEGSSFVIKIPV; encoded by the coding sequence ATGGGGAAACAACCTTATTTTTTCCCTTTACGCGGAAAATTCCTTGTTTTATTCGTATTATTGATTACCGTCCCTTTCGTCATCAGCGGCATATTCACATACCGCAAGTATGCAGCGGATGTGGATCGCAATACCCGCGAGTCCACATTAACGATTATGGAGCAAATGAATTTAAATTTAGACAGGTATGTGAAAGACATCGACCGCTTGACGCAGGCTCCTCTATATGATCAGGAAATGTTAAACATTCTGACGCGATACAGTGGAACGTATGAACCGGATCTATATTTGCCCTTAGAAGTTACCGGTGACATCAATTTATTCTTATCCTCTTTCACTAGCGAGAGAACAGAAATCAAGGGGATCCTGATATTCACGAATAACGGCGGCATATTCAGCAGTTCGGCAAACACGGTTTTTAGAAATTGGGAACCTGGCGGCAATGAGTGGATGGCCGACGTTAGGGCTAGGGAGGGAGGACTGGTGATTGTTCCGCCGCATAAAGCAAATTACTATGATTTCCCGCTTGAAGTTATCTCCATTGCAAGGGAAATCGTTCATCCCCGGACCAGGACTTCGTTAGGAATAATGAAGGTTGATCTGTCGGCGGAAGGATTTGAGCGAGTGCTGTCCGTCGTCGACTTTACCCCGAATAGCCGATTTTTTATTTTCAATCAGGATCAGTTGATGGTGTATCCCTTCCATCTGATAGGGGATGAGAAGTGGTCGTTCAAGAGTGTGACACGTGACACGCCGGACCATATCGTCTCGACAGTTTCCTCGCAGTACAGCAAATTATCGCTTGTCGGCCATATTCCGCTCGAAGATCTGAGGCAGGATGCTCAGGAGTTGACGACTTTTACCGTTATCATTTCCGTTATTTCCTTATTCGTTGCTTACGGAATTGCTGTATTTATATCCAATCGTTTGGTCACACCCATTCGTCACTTGAAGGGACGGATGTCGTTGGTGCAGAATGGTTCTTTCCAAGCGAAGGCATCGATCATTCCGAATGATGAGATTGGCCAGCTTGCAATCGCTTTCAATACGATGGTGGATGAGTTGAATCGATTGGTGCGGGAAGTCTATGAAACTCGAATCAGGGAACGTGAAGCAGAGTTATCTGCATTGCAGAGCCAGATCAATCCGCATTTTCTATACAATACTCTGGAATCCATTAATATGCTCGCCATGCATAACAATCAATTGCAAATATCGGATATCGTCACGAGCTTGGGCAAACTGTTGCGGTATACGGTGGAGAAATCTGAGCGGCCGGTTACTTTGAAGGATGAGTTGCTGTTCGTCGATCATTATCTGCAGATTCAATCGTTTCGCCTGAAGAATCGGCTGCACACCGTAATCGACGTCGACCCCTCCTGCGAAGATTGCCTGGTACCCAAGTTGATCTTGCATCCATTAATAGAGAACGTCATCGAGCACGCATTGCATCAGAAGACGGTAACGCTTCGGGTAACGGCACACTTTGAGGAGGATGATCTGTTCATTCAGGTGATCGACGATGGGGTTGGTATGACAGCTAATCAGGTCGAGGAGATCAACCGCCGGATCAATAGCAGACTTCCGTCCCAGCTGGAACAAGATCAATTCGATAAAGTGAGGAAAGGATTCGGACTGAAAAATGTACACCAACGGCTTCGAATTTTGTATGGCGACCGATATGGTCTGTTTATCGAAAGCCTTGTGGCCGAGGGTTCATCGTTCGTCATTAAAATACCGGTGTAA